A region from the Azotosporobacter soli genome encodes:
- the rpoD gene encoding RNA polymerase sigma factor RpoD — protein sequence MAEKKQHSPAVEQHVEQLLNKSKKHGNVLTYGEIMDTLQSEDLSPEEIDDMYEMFSEKGVEILDEIPEGQGPIVARVDSEEAASEDNDVDLSIPEGISIDDPVRMYLKEIGRVPLLSAEEEIRLAQLMEQGDEEAKRRLAEANLRLVVSIAKRYVGRGMLFLDLIQEGNLGLIKAVEKFDYSKGYKFSTYATWWIRQAITRAIADQARTIRIPVHMVETINKLIRVSRQLLQELGREPQPEEIAKEMDISVERVREIMKIAQEPVSLETPIGEEEDSHLGDFIEDQDAPAPAEAASFRLLKEQLEEVLETLTEREKKVLRLRFGLDDGRARTLEEVGQFFGVTRERIRQIEAKALRKLRHPSRSKKLKDFLE from the coding sequence ATGGCAGAAAAGAAACAACATTCGCCAGCAGTTGAACAGCATGTCGAGCAACTGCTGAATAAAAGTAAGAAGCATGGCAATGTACTGACCTACGGCGAGATCATGGATACTCTCCAGAGCGAAGACTTGTCGCCAGAAGAGATTGACGATATGTATGAAATGTTTTCAGAAAAAGGCGTTGAAATCTTAGATGAAATTCCGGAGGGGCAAGGCCCGATCGTAGCAAGGGTGGATAGTGAAGAAGCCGCTAGCGAGGATAATGATGTCGATCTGAGTATTCCGGAAGGCATCAGCATCGATGATCCGGTGCGGATGTATTTGAAGGAAATCGGTCGCGTGCCGCTGCTCTCGGCGGAAGAGGAAATCCGTCTCGCACAACTGATGGAGCAAGGCGATGAAGAGGCGAAACGCCGCTTAGCGGAAGCAAATCTTCGCTTGGTCGTCAGCATTGCCAAACGCTATGTTGGGCGTGGCATGCTGTTTTTGGACTTGATTCAAGAGGGTAATCTGGGCTTGATTAAAGCGGTAGAAAAGTTTGACTATAGCAAAGGCTATAAATTCAGTACCTATGCGACATGGTGGATCCGCCAGGCGATTACGCGGGCGATTGCGGATCAGGCTCGTACAATCCGTATTCCGGTGCATATGGTAGAGACCATCAATAAACTGATCCGGGTATCGAGACAACTTTTGCAGGAACTCGGGCGGGAGCCGCAGCCGGAAGAGATTGCCAAGGAAATGGATATCAGCGTAGAACGGGTAAGGGAAATCATGAAGATTGCTCAAGAACCCGTATCACTGGAAACGCCAATCGGTGAAGAAGAAGATTCCCATTTAGGGGATTTTATCGAAGACCAGGATGCACCGGCGCCGGCTGAAGCTGCCTCCTTTAGACTGCTTAAAGAACAGCTGGAAGAAGTTCTTGAAACGCTTACAGAACGCGAGAAGAAAGTCCTTCGCCTGCGTTTTGGCTTGGATGACGGACGTGCACGTACGCTTGAGGAAGTAGGGCAGTTCTTTGGTGTAACCCGTGAACGGATACGCCAGATTGAAGCAAAAGCGCTGCGTAAGCTGCGTCACCCTAGCCGAAGCAAGAAACTGAAAGACTTTTTAGAATAG
- the dnaG gene encoding DNA primase yields the protein MKDMAFEEWIARLRAEGDIVGVIAEYVPLKRKGKNYWGCCPFHHEKTPSFSVAADKGFFYCFGCQAGGNVINFLMKIENLSFFEAARLLAQKLNIPVPEKEKTAQEMAREKELAKLYRANELAKEFFQACLLKSAYGKEPLQYLEQRGISEEIIQRFQIGFSPPAWDKLSLALKQRGLADDVMVRAGLALQREKGEGVYDRFRGRIMIPISDARGRVVGFGGRVLDEGQPKYLNSAESLVFNKRQLLFGFSVAQKTIRQMGQAIVMEGYMDVIAAHQAGVENAVASLGTAFSPEQAKLLLREASEIVIAYDSDAAGQSATQRALEILRGMGAKVKVLSVPEGKDPDGFLRRKGGEAFRKLMEEAPSSLEYQVTKAFEAGDAATLDGKVAIVNRAVQVLAASDNAVEINDYVIRLAQRLQIDESAVRSELRKVMGKHRSLRSNTQITGRNWNKQAHLAMEQAERYLLRLMWEDHSLIPYVSAQVGAEDFLDERRREIAAMVLAGGPEVESDWQVVLTAGREESLQQELSYIMHLDIAPEDVVRLVDDCVKTIRNNSLQARFERHKQQAEELERIGDRTYLQELAEMQRIQDEINKLRQG from the coding sequence ATGAAGGACATGGCTTTTGAGGAATGGATTGCCCGGTTGCGAGCAGAAGGCGACATTGTTGGTGTAATCGCAGAATATGTACCGCTGAAACGAAAAGGCAAAAACTATTGGGGATGCTGTCCGTTCCACCATGAAAAGACCCCCTCGTTTTCGGTTGCGGCGGACAAAGGCTTTTTCTACTGTTTTGGTTGCCAAGCCGGAGGGAATGTCATTAATTTTCTGATGAAAATTGAGAACCTGTCTTTTTTTGAAGCGGCGCGGTTGTTAGCTCAGAAACTAAATATTCCGGTGCCGGAAAAAGAAAAGACGGCGCAAGAGATGGCCAGAGAAAAGGAATTAGCGAAGTTATATAGGGCGAACGAATTAGCTAAGGAATTTTTCCAAGCCTGTCTGCTGAAGAGCGCATACGGTAAAGAACCCTTACAGTATTTGGAACAACGTGGTATTAGTGAGGAAATTATCCAGCGCTTTCAAATCGGTTTTTCACCGCCGGCCTGGGATAAGTTGTCCTTGGCGCTTAAACAACGAGGCTTGGCTGATGACGTGATGGTGAGAGCTGGACTGGCGCTGCAAAGAGAAAAGGGTGAAGGCGTCTATGACCGATTCCGCGGCCGCATCATGATTCCGATCAGCGATGCTCGGGGACGCGTCGTGGGATTTGGCGGACGGGTACTCGATGAGGGGCAGCCAAAGTATTTGAATTCTGCAGAAAGCCTTGTTTTTAACAAACGTCAACTCCTGTTTGGCTTTTCGGTGGCGCAGAAGACGATTCGTCAAATGGGGCAAGCCATTGTAATGGAAGGCTATATGGATGTCATTGCTGCGCATCAAGCTGGCGTCGAGAATGCAGTCGCGTCATTGGGGACGGCGTTTTCACCGGAGCAGGCCAAATTATTGCTGCGGGAAGCGAGTGAAATCGTGATTGCATACGACAGTGATGCGGCAGGGCAGTCGGCGACGCAGCGGGCGCTTGAAATTTTGCGTGGTATGGGCGCCAAAGTGAAAGTGCTGTCTGTACCGGAAGGCAAAGATCCGGATGGGTTTTTGCGCCGAAAAGGCGGCGAGGCGTTTCGGAAACTAATGGAAGAGGCGCCGAGTTCCTTGGAATATCAGGTCACGAAAGCGTTTGAAGCGGGTGATGCGGCAACGCTGGATGGTAAAGTTGCGATTGTGAATCGTGCGGTACAGGTGTTGGCCGCCAGCGATAATGCGGTCGAAATTAACGACTATGTGATTCGTCTGGCGCAGCGTTTACAAATTGATGAAAGTGCGGTGCGCAGCGAATTGCGTAAGGTAATGGGAAAGCATCGCAGCCTTCGTTCCAATACGCAGATTACGGGGCGAAATTGGAACAAACAGGCGCATCTGGCAATGGAACAGGCGGAGCGATACTTATTACGCTTGATGTGGGAAGACCATTCGTTGATTCCCTACGTCAGTGCACAAGTGGGCGCAGAGGACTTTTTAGATGAGAGACGGCGTGAAATTGCGGCCATGGTTTTGGCAGGAGGCCCAGAGGTGGAAAGCGATTGGCAGGTCGTTCTGACGGCTGGACGCGAGGAAAGTTTGCAGCAAGAACTTTCCTACATCATGCATCTCGATATTGCGCCGGAAGACGTGGTTCGCTTAGTCGATGATTGCGTAAAAACAATTAGAAATAATAGCTTGCAGGCCCGATTTGAAAGGCATAAACAGCAAGCGGAAGAATTAGAACGGATAGGAGATCGCACTTATCTGCAGGAATTAGCAGAAATGCAACGAATACAAGATGAGATTAACAAATTGCGTCAAGGATAA
- a CDS encoding Nif3-like dinuclear metal center hexameric protein: MSVKCQVIIEALERLAPRRLAEDWDQVGLQIGSPAQDINGILVTLDLTEAVLEEAKEKGANLIVCHHPLIFKPVAQIRTDLPQGRLLTCLLKEEIAVYVAHTNLDIAAGGVNDVLAQRLGLKEVKGLSVTGREKLLKIVVFVPKTHEEKVAEAMTKAGAGHIGNYSCCTFRAAGVGSFLAHEGAKPYIGRPGKMEEVEEIRLETIMPESISRRVVRAMLAVHPYEEVAYDLYSLENEGQAYALGRIGSLPEAMEMEQFLSSVKTALQVNRLRFAGGQNGKMIRKVAVCGGSGASLIGKAAFAGADAFITGDVKYHEAQSAEAAGILVVDAGHFVTEWPVVASLSDYLTDFARQAKWRLEVTAGKQKDVFDWI; encoded by the coding sequence ATGTCTGTAAAATGTCAGGTTATCATCGAGGCTCTTGAACGATTGGCGCCGCGGCGGTTGGCGGAGGATTGGGATCAGGTCGGATTGCAAATCGGCAGTCCGGCGCAAGATATCAATGGCATTTTAGTGACGCTTGACCTGACGGAAGCGGTTTTGGAAGAGGCAAAAGAGAAAGGCGCAAATTTAATTGTTTGTCATCATCCGCTTATCTTCAAACCGGTTGCGCAAATCCGTACCGACTTGCCGCAAGGAAGATTGTTGACATGCTTGTTGAAAGAAGAAATCGCGGTATATGTCGCCCATACGAACTTGGATATAGCGGCAGGCGGGGTTAACGATGTATTGGCGCAGCGGCTCGGATTGAAAGAAGTGAAAGGTCTGTCGGTGACGGGGCGAGAAAAGTTGCTTAAGATCGTTGTATTCGTGCCGAAGACGCATGAGGAAAAAGTGGCGGAGGCGATGACGAAAGCGGGCGCCGGACATATCGGCAATTATAGCTGCTGTACGTTTCGTGCAGCGGGCGTAGGCTCTTTCTTAGCTCATGAAGGTGCAAAGCCGTATATAGGAAGACCTGGGAAGATGGAAGAAGTTGAAGAAATCAGACTCGAGACGATCATGCCGGAGTCGATAAGCCGACGTGTTGTTCGGGCGATGCTGGCTGTGCATCCGTATGAGGAAGTCGCATATGACTTGTATTCGCTTGAAAATGAAGGACAGGCCTATGCGCTGGGACGGATCGGCTCTCTGCCCGAAGCGATGGAGATGGAGCAATTTCTTTCTTCAGTAAAGACGGCGCTGCAGGTTAACAGATTGCGTTTTGCGGGCGGACAGAACGGAAAAATGATTCGTAAAGTTGCGGTTTGCGGCGGCAGCGGAGCTTCACTGATCGGTAAGGCCGCATTTGCCGGCGCGGATGCCTTTATCACCGGTGACGTAAAATATCATGAAGCGCAAAGTGCTGAAGCGGCGGGCATCCTGGTCGTTGATGCGGGACATTTTGTTACGGAGTGGCCGGTGGTTGCGAGTCTTTCCGATTATTTAACAGACTTTGCGCGGCAGGCGAAGTGGCGGCTCGAGGTCACGGCAGGGAAACAGAAAGATGTGTTTGACTGGATTTAA
- a CDS encoding class I SAM-dependent methyltransferase, with protein sequence MKLGDRLATLASCVPQGAVVADIGTDHAYLPIALVLAGRITKAVAGDVVKGPYQAALAAVEAAGYTKEISVRLGNGLDVLTPGEVDTAVIAGMGGATIVEILSAAPEIVGQMKRLILQPMVAGEAVRRWLAKAGWHLLEEHLVEDNGRIYEIIVAQPGIWSPIEDVLYEVGPLLWQQRHPLLRRQLEQMIRQLTAVTRQMEESDKAVREEKYAICSKRLQALKEKLTCL encoded by the coding sequence ATGAAGTTAGGAGATCGGTTGGCGACACTGGCTTCTTGTGTGCCGCAGGGCGCTGTTGTCGCGGATATCGGAACCGACCATGCCTATCTGCCGATTGCATTAGTTTTGGCGGGCCGAATCACAAAGGCGGTGGCAGGAGATGTGGTCAAGGGGCCGTATCAGGCTGCCTTGGCGGCAGTTGAAGCGGCCGGCTATACGAAAGAGATCTCAGTGCGGCTGGGAAATGGATTAGACGTGCTGACGCCGGGCGAGGTCGATACGGCTGTTATCGCGGGAATGGGCGGCGCTACGATCGTTGAAATTTTAAGTGCGGCGCCGGAAATAGTGGGTCAGATGAAGCGTCTGATCCTGCAACCTATGGTTGCAGGAGAGGCCGTGCGACGTTGGTTGGCGAAAGCGGGCTGGCATCTTCTGGAGGAACATTTAGTGGAAGATAACGGACGGATTTATGAAATTATTGTTGCGCAGCCGGGAATATGGTCGCCGATAGAGGATGTTCTTTATGAAGTAGGCCCCTTGCTTTGGCAACAGCGCCATCCATTGTTGCGTCGACAATTGGAACAGATGATAAGGCAGTTAACAGCGGTGACGCGCCAGATGGAAGAAAGCGACAAAGCGGTGAGAGAAGAAAAGTATGCGATTTGCAGCAAGCGATTGCAGGCGCTGAAGGAGAAGTTGACATGTCTGTAA